A DNA window from Moorella thermoacetica contains the following coding sequences:
- a CDS encoding class II glutamine amidotransferase yields MLREGDYRIPSGCAISGFINKDGRRVNGSSIVQSIALMQERSNGLGGGFAAYGIYPEYKDYYALHLLFEDKISRNQVEELIKDNFYIEAEDRIPTRHVRAISKAPLLWRYFVTPRVSKIDESQETEENFMTQLVMRINAQVKGAYVVSSGKNMGAFKGVGYPEDIGEFFRLDEYQAYSWIAHGRFPTNTPGWWGGAHPFTLLDWSVVHNGEVSSYGANRRFLEMYDYKIILQTDTEVIAYAVDLLVRRHKLPLELAARVLAAPFWQEIDRLPAQERDLYTRLRVVYGSLLLNGPFSIIVGFSGGIMALNDRLKLRPLVAGSKGNTLYVASEEAAIREICPDVEEVWYPRGGEPVIGRLEEEAQCRLSA; encoded by the coding sequence ATGCTCAGGGAGGGAGATTACCGGATACCTTCGGGCTGTGCCATAAGCGGCTTCATCAACAAGGACGGCCGCCGGGTCAACGGCAGTAGCATCGTCCAGTCCATCGCCCTGATGCAAGAACGTTCCAACGGCCTGGGAGGAGGTTTTGCCGCTTATGGTATTTACCCGGAATATAAGGATTATTATGCCCTGCACCTGCTCTTTGAAGATAAAATCAGCCGTAATCAGGTTGAAGAGCTGATTAAAGATAACTTTTACATTGAGGCTGAAGACCGCATTCCCACCAGGCACGTCAGGGCTATCAGCAAAGCGCCCCTTCTATGGCGCTATTTTGTCACCCCCAGGGTGTCGAAAATAGACGAATCTCAGGAGACGGAAGAAAATTTCATGACCCAGCTGGTCATGCGGATTAACGCCCAGGTCAAGGGGGCCTATGTGGTTTCCAGCGGCAAGAACATGGGTGCCTTTAAGGGAGTCGGCTATCCGGAGGACATCGGCGAATTCTTCCGCCTGGACGAGTACCAGGCCTACAGCTGGATTGCCCACGGCCGTTTCCCCACCAATACCCCCGGATGGTGGGGCGGGGCCCATCCCTTCACCCTGCTGGACTGGTCCGTGGTCCATAACGGCGAAGTCTCGTCCTATGGGGCCAACCGCCGTTTCCTGGAGATGTATGATTATAAAATAATCCTGCAGACGGATACCGAGGTCATCGCCTATGCCGTCGATCTCCTTGTGCGCCGCCATAAACTCCCTCTGGAGCTGGCGGCCCGGGTCCTGGCGGCTCCCTTCTGGCAGGAAATCGACCGCCTGCCGGCCCAGGAACGCGACCTCTATACCCGCCTGCGGGTGGTCTACGGCAGCCTCCTGCTGAACGGCCCCTTCTCTATTATTGTCGGTTTCAGCGGCGGGATTATGGCACTAAATGATCGTTTAAAGCTGCGCCCCCTGGTAGCAGGTTCCAAGGGTAATACCCTCTATGTGGCCAGCGAAGAAGCGGCCATTCGCGAAATATGCCCTGATGTGGAAGAGGTCTGGTACCCGCGGGGCGGCGAGCCGGTTATCGGCCGCCTGGAGGAGGAAGCCCAATGCCGACTCTCAGCCTGA
- a CDS encoding desulfoferrodoxin — protein MAAITQVYKCNICGNIVTILHPGGGALVCCGKPMELLVENTVDVSKEKHVPVVTKVDGGFKVTVGSVSHPMEEKHYIEWIELQASGQFLRQHLEPGDAPEAFFLTAASSATARAYCNLHGLWQGN, from the coding sequence ATGGCGGCAATCACCCAGGTTTACAAGTGCAATATATGCGGTAATATTGTTACCATCCTGCATCCGGGCGGGGGTGCCCTGGTTTGCTGCGGCAAACCCATGGAGTTACTGGTCGAAAACACCGTGGACGTCAGCAAAGAGAAACACGTTCCGGTGGTGACGAAAGTTGACGGCGGCTTTAAAGTAACGGTCGGGAGTGTTTCCCATCCCATGGAAGAAAAGCACTATATCGAATGGATTGAACTTCAGGCCAGCGGCCAGTTCCTGCGCCAGCACCTGGAGCCCGGCGATGCTCCCGAAGCGTTCTTCCTCACCGCAGCCAGCAGCGCTACCGCTCGTGCCTACTGCAATCTTCACGGCCTCTGGCAAGGAAATTAA
- a CDS encoding glutamate synthase-related protein translates to MPTLSLMPPEFSVVRDENKCIKCLACVRQCGFDAQKYDAEDDRLYTIDANCVNCQRCVSICPAGALTIYKNPPPMRPNAYWSEGHLRNIIKQAETGGVLLTGMGNDQPYPSYFDRLLLNASQVTNPSIDPLREPMELRTYLGSRTEPVSLEERQDKTRTPLVPLETPIMFSAMSYGSISHEAFESLARAAKEFGTMFNTGEGGLPEDLYQYADHAVVQVASGRFGVHADYLNAGRIIEIKIGQGAKPGIGGHLPGEKITAAVSATRMIPEGTDALSPAPHHDIYSIEDLKQLVFTLKEATRYQKPVSVKVSAVHNVAAIASGIARAGADIITVDGFRGGTGAAPTMIRDHVGIPIELAIAAVDQRLREEGIRNKVSLVAAGGFRSSADVVKAIALGADAVYIATAALIALGCHLCQKCYTGKCSWGIATQDPYKTRRLNPEIGAERLYNLLRGWSHEIKEMLGGMGINSIESLRGNRLHLRGVGLNEVELKLLGVKHAGEAI, encoded by the coding sequence ATGCCGACTCTCAGCCTGATGCCCCCCGAGTTCAGCGTCGTTCGCGATGAGAATAAATGCATCAAGTGCCTGGCCTGCGTACGCCAGTGCGGCTTTGACGCGCAAAAATATGACGCCGAAGACGACCGCCTCTATACCATCGATGCCAATTGCGTCAATTGCCAGCGCTGCGTAAGCATCTGCCCGGCCGGGGCCCTGACCATTTATAAAAACCCGCCGCCCATGCGGCCCAACGCTTACTGGAGCGAGGGGCACCTGCGGAACATTATCAAGCAGGCGGAAACCGGCGGTGTGCTGCTGACGGGTATGGGCAACGACCAGCCTTATCCCAGCTATTTTGACCGGTTGCTGTTGAATGCCAGCCAGGTGACCAACCCGTCCATTGACCCTTTAAGGGAGCCCATGGAACTTAGGACTTACCTGGGCAGCCGGACCGAGCCGGTAAGCCTGGAGGAGCGCCAGGATAAAACCAGGACACCACTGGTGCCCCTGGAGACACCCATCATGTTCTCGGCCATGTCCTACGGCTCTATTAGCCATGAGGCCTTTGAATCCCTGGCCCGGGCGGCCAAGGAATTCGGCACCATGTTTAATACCGGAGAGGGCGGCCTTCCCGAAGACTTATACCAGTACGCCGACCACGCGGTCGTCCAGGTGGCTTCAGGCCGTTTCGGCGTCCACGCCGACTACTTGAATGCCGGTCGGATTATCGAGATCAAGATTGGCCAGGGAGCCAAACCGGGTATCGGTGGCCATCTCCCCGGCGAAAAAATTACTGCCGCCGTATCGGCAACGCGGATGATCCCCGAGGGTACCGATGCCCTGTCGCCGGCACCCCATCATGATATTTATTCTATTGAGGACCTCAAACAGCTAGTCTTTACGCTCAAGGAAGCTACCCGCTACCAGAAGCCGGTCTCCGTAAAGGTATCGGCCGTCCACAACGTCGCCGCCATCGCCAGCGGGATCGCCCGGGCCGGGGCGGACATCATCACCGTGGACGGCTTCCGTGGCGGTACCGGAGCGGCCCCGACCATGATCCGCGACCACGTCGGCATACCCATCGAGCTGGCCATCGCCGCCGTCGACCAGCGGTTGCGGGAAGAAGGTATTCGAAATAAAGTCTCCCTGGTGGCGGCCGGCGGCTTCCGGAGCAGCGCCGACGTGGTCAAGGCCATTGCCCTGGGGGCCGATGCCGTCTATATAGCCACGGCGGCCTTGATTGCCCTGGGCTGCCACCTCTGCCAGAAGTGCTACACCGGCAAGTGCAGCTGGGGCATAGCTACCCAGGACCCCTATAAAACCCGGCGCTTGAACCCGGAGATCGGCGCCGAACGCCTCTACAACCTCCTCAGGGGCTGGTCCCACGAGATTAAAGAAATGCTGGGCGGCATGGGCATCAATTCCATCGAAAGTCTGCGCGGCAATCGCCTGCACCTCAGGGGCGTGGGGTTGAACGAAGTCGAGCTCAAGCTCCTGGGCGTTAAGCATGCCGGCGAAGCCATCTGA
- the fprA gene encoding nitric oxide reductase FrpA, translating to MSQPVAITDGIYWVGAVDWNIRYFHGPAFSTHRGTTYNAYLIVDDKTALVDTVYEPFKEELIAKLKQIKDPVKLDYLVVNHTESDHAGAFPAIMELCPDAHVLCTQRAFDSLKAHYSHIDFNYTIVKTGTSVSLGKRSLTFIEAPMLHWPDSMFTYVPEEALLLPNDAFGQHIATSVRFDDQVDAGLIMDEAAKYYANILMPFSNLITKKLDEIQKINLAIKTIAPSHGIIWRKDPGRIIEAYARWAEGQGKAKAVIVYDTMWLSTEKMAHALMDGLVAGGCEVKLFKLSVSDRNDVIKEILDARAVLVGSPTINNDILPVVSPLLDDLVGLRPKNKVGLAFGAYGWGGGAQKILEERLKAAKIELIAEPGPTVQWVPRGEDLQRCYELGRKIAARIAD from the coding sequence ATGAGCCAGCCTGTCGCCATTACCGACGGCATCTACTGGGTAGGGGCCGTTGACTGGAACATCCGCTACTTCCACGGTCCCGCTTTTTCCACCCACCGCGGTACAACTTATAATGCCTATCTGATTGTCGACGATAAAACCGCCCTGGTGGATACTGTCTATGAACCCTTTAAAGAAGAACTCATTGCCAAACTAAAGCAAATAAAAGATCCGGTTAAACTCGACTACCTGGTGGTCAACCATACCGAAAGCGATCATGCCGGCGCCTTCCCGGCCATCATGGAACTCTGTCCAGACGCCCACGTCCTCTGCACCCAGCGGGCCTTTGACAGCCTGAAAGCCCATTATAGCCACATCGATTTCAACTATACCATTGTCAAAACCGGGACCAGCGTCAGCCTGGGTAAACGCTCCCTGACCTTCATCGAGGCGCCCATGCTCCACTGGCCCGACAGCATGTTTACCTATGTACCGGAAGAAGCCCTGCTCCTTCCCAATGATGCCTTCGGCCAGCATATCGCCACCAGCGTCCGCTTCGACGACCAGGTGGATGCCGGCCTGATTATGGACGAGGCGGCCAAGTACTATGCCAATATTCTCATGCCCTTCAGCAACCTGATTACCAAAAAGCTGGATGAAATCCAGAAGATAAACCTGGCCATCAAAACCATAGCCCCCAGCCACGGCATTATCTGGCGTAAAGATCCCGGCCGAATCATCGAAGCTTACGCCCGCTGGGCCGAGGGTCAGGGTAAGGCCAAAGCCGTCATCGTCTACGACACCATGTGGCTGAGCACAGAAAAGATGGCCCACGCCCTGATGGACGGCCTGGTGGCCGGCGGCTGCGAGGTCAAGCTCTTCAAGCTGTCCGTATCCGACCGCAACGATGTGATCAAAGAAATTCTGGACGCCCGAGCCGTCCTGGTCGGCTCGCCGACGATCAATAACGATATCCTGCCGGTGGTCTCGCCGCTCCTGGACGACCTGGTAGGATTAAGGCCCAAGAATAAAGTTGGCCTGGCCTTCGGCGCCTATGGCTGGGGCGGCGGCGCCCAAAAGATCCTGGAAGAACGCTTGAAGGCAGCTAAAATCGAACTGATAGCCGAGCCCGGCCCCACCGTCCAATGGGTTCCCCGTGGCGAGGACCTGCAGCGCTGCTATGAGCTGGGCCGGAAAATCGCAGCGCGCATAGCCGATTAA
- the glnA gene encoding type I glutamate--ammonia ligase, with product MDDKEKRVAVLQQAEEWGVKFVRLQFTDIFGVLKNVAIPVDQLPKALNNELMFDGSSIEGFVRIEESDMYLRPDPDTFVVFPWRPHEGSVARLICDVYNPDGTPFAGCPRSTLKRVMAEAAEMGFTMNAGPEAEFFLFHTDADGRPTLETQDRAGYFDLTPVDLGEDARRDMVLTLEQMGFEIEASHHEVAPGQHEIDFKYAEALTTADRIATFKFVVRTIAQRHGLHATFMPKPIYGINGSGMHANLSLSKDGKNAFDDPSDELGLSQVAYHFIAGIMAHARALTAVTNPTVNSYKRLVPGYEAPVYIAWSPRNRSPLIRVPAKRGASTRIEVRHPDPSCNPYLALAVLLKAGLDGIKKGLTPPPPTDKNIFAMTPAELKAEGIGVLPGSLEEALAALEQDEVIREALGPHIYERLTLAQKMECEEYRTRVHQWEIDQYLTKF from the coding sequence ATGGATGACAAAGAAAAGAGAGTAGCGGTCCTGCAACAGGCCGAGGAATGGGGGGTCAAGTTTGTCCGCCTCCAGTTTACGGACATCTTTGGCGTACTCAAAAACGTAGCCATTCCCGTGGACCAGCTCCCCAAGGCCCTCAATAACGAGCTGATGTTCGACGGATCTTCAATTGAAGGGTTCGTTCGCATTGAGGAGTCCGATATGTACCTGCGGCCGGACCCGGATACCTTTGTTGTTTTTCCCTGGCGGCCCCATGAGGGTTCAGTGGCCCGGCTGATCTGTGATGTCTACAACCCCGACGGCACGCCCTTCGCCGGTTGCCCCCGCTCCACCTTAAAAAGGGTAATGGCCGAAGCGGCGGAAATGGGCTTTACCATGAATGCCGGGCCGGAGGCCGAGTTTTTCCTCTTCCACACCGACGCCGACGGCCGCCCGACCCTGGAGACCCAGGACCGCGCCGGTTACTTTGACCTGACTCCGGTGGATCTGGGTGAAGACGCTCGCCGGGATATGGTCCTGACCCTGGAGCAAATGGGCTTTGAGATCGAGGCCTCCCACCATGAAGTGGCTCCCGGGCAGCACGAGATTGATTTCAAATATGCCGAGGCCCTGACTACCGCCGACCGGATCGCTACCTTTAAATTTGTGGTCCGGACCATCGCCCAGCGGCATGGCCTCCACGCCACCTTTATGCCCAAACCCATCTACGGCATCAACGGTTCCGGTATGCATGCCAACCTTTCCTTATCTAAAGACGGTAAAAACGCTTTTGACGATCCCTCTGATGAACTGGGCTTAAGCCAGGTGGCCTACCATTTTATCGCCGGCATCATGGCCCATGCCCGTGCCCTGACGGCCGTTACCAACCCCACGGTTAACTCCTACAAGCGCCTGGTGCCGGGTTACGAGGCGCCGGTATACATCGCCTGGTCGCCGCGCAACCGGAGCCCCTTGATCCGGGTACCGGCCAAGCGGGGGGCCTCCACCCGGATTGAAGTGCGTCACCCGGACCCCTCCTGCAACCCCTACCTGGCCCTGGCTGTTCTCTTGAAGGCCGGTCTCGATGGTATCAAAAAGGGCCTGACACCACCGCCGCCGACGGATAAAAACATCTTTGCTATGACCCCGGCGGAGCTTAAGGCAGAAGGAATCGGCGTCCTGCCCGGCAGCCTGGAGGAGGCCCTGGCGGCCTTGGAGCAAGATGAAGTCATCCGTGAGGCCCTGGGACCCCATATCTACGAACGCTTGACCCTGGCTCAAAAGATGGAATGCGAGGAGTATCGCACCCGGGTCCACCAGTGGGAGATTGACCAGTACTTGACTAAATTTTAA
- a CDS encoding ANTAR domain-containing response regulator, with translation MQQAKIFIACADPSARQNLKYMLVREGYLIAGEAPDGSQALRMIRTLQPNLVILDSDLQGTNALEVARVIDEDRVAPIILLASSWHRNLIIRTRDFPVFAYLIKPVQESTLIPAVEAALANYRRVTRLEQEISKLKETLASRKVVERAKGILMDTMGLTEAEAYRRLQRQSMDRCVPMKTIAEAIIVAHELQQGGHKAKNDSGNSGRA, from the coding sequence ATGCAGCAAGCGAAAATCTTTATTGCCTGTGCCGACCCGTCTGCCCGGCAAAACCTGAAGTACATGCTGGTACGTGAGGGTTACCTCATCGCCGGGGAAGCCCCGGATGGCAGCCAGGCCCTGCGGATGATTCGCACCCTACAGCCCAACCTGGTAATCCTGGATAGCGATCTCCAGGGCACCAATGCCCTGGAAGTAGCCCGCGTTATCGATGAGGACCGGGTGGCACCGATAATTCTCCTGGCCTCCTCCTGGCACCGGAACTTGATTATCAGGACCCGCGATTTTCCTGTCTTTGCTTATTTGATTAAACCGGTACAGGAGAGTACCCTTATCCCGGCAGTAGAAGCCGCCCTGGCCAATTATCGCCGGGTAACCAGGCTGGAGCAGGAGATCAGCAAGTTGAAGGAAACTCTGGCTTCCCGCAAGGTTGTGGAAAGGGCCAAGGGGATATTAATGGATACCATGGGTTTAACGGAGGCTGAAGCCTACCGCCGCCTGCAGCGCCAGAGTATGGATCGCTGCGTACCCATGAAAACCATCGCCGAAGCCATTATTGTCGCCCACGAGCTCCAGCAGGGCGGGCATAAGGCGAAAAATGATAGCGGGAATTCCGGAAGGGCTTAA
- a CDS encoding NAD(P)/FAD-dependent oxidoreductase, giving the protein MNYVLIGNSVAAVNAVAGIREYDREGDITIVSAENYYAYGRPLISYWLEQRVNEKNLPYRPETFFARNKVRVLLGRRAVRLDPEARQVFLDNGESLPYDRLLLATGGRPFLPSINGLTPENHYTFMTYDDARRLEKAASPGREAVILGAGPTGLKAMESLVRRGVKVTLVELADRIWAPALDPEAASMVAGFLQDRGVNIYLNDTLDGVRRGDNGRLDLELKSGRRLAADILVVAIGVRPNVELLQDLPGATINRGVVVGADLSTGLPGVYAAGDVVAGNPPLLPHAAIQGKIAGRNMAGGRETYKPIPPYNALGILGLHIISIGLSAAGEGYEILQEADPAARVYRKLVLQDNRLVGGLLINKIDRAGIYRYLIEEGIEVTSFKDRLLQPDFGLLSLPDTIWQQQLAK; this is encoded by the coding sequence ATGAACTACGTCCTTATCGGCAATTCCGTAGCTGCTGTCAACGCCGTGGCCGGTATCCGGGAATATGACCGGGAAGGGGATATCACCATCGTGTCGGCGGAGAACTACTACGCCTATGGCCGTCCCCTTATTTCTTACTGGCTGGAGCAGCGGGTTAACGAGAAAAATCTGCCTTACCGTCCCGAAACCTTCTTTGCTCGAAACAAGGTCCGGGTGCTCCTTGGCCGCCGGGCAGTGCGCCTGGACCCGGAGGCCAGGCAGGTTTTCCTGGATAACGGCGAGTCCCTGCCCTATGACCGCCTTCTTCTGGCCACCGGAGGCAGGCCCTTTTTGCCCTCCATTAACGGCCTGACCCCGGAAAACCACTACACCTTTATGACCTATGACGACGCCCGCCGCCTGGAAAAGGCGGCCTCCCCCGGGCGGGAAGCCGTCATTCTGGGGGCCGGGCCAACGGGCCTCAAGGCCATGGAGAGCCTGGTCCGGCGAGGGGTAAAGGTTACGCTGGTCGAACTGGCCGACCGGATATGGGCCCCGGCCCTGGATCCGGAGGCAGCCTCCATGGTGGCCGGTTTCCTGCAAGATAGGGGTGTAAATATCTATTTGAACGATACCCTGGATGGCGTCCGCCGGGGAGACAACGGACGCCTCGACCTGGAACTCAAATCAGGTCGCCGGCTGGCCGCAGATATCCTGGTCGTGGCTATAGGCGTGCGGCCCAATGTCGAACTCCTCCAGGATCTGCCCGGCGCAACCATAAACCGCGGCGTGGTAGTAGGGGCGGATCTCAGCACCGGTCTGCCCGGCGTTTATGCCGCCGGGGATGTAGTGGCCGGCAACCCGCCCCTTTTGCCCCATGCCGCTATCCAGGGTAAGATAGCCGGCCGCAATATGGCAGGGGGCCGGGAAACCTATAAGCCAATACCGCCTTATAACGCCCTGGGTATCCTGGGGTTGCACATTATCAGCATAGGTTTAAGCGCCGCTGGCGAGGGTTACGAAATCCTGCAGGAAGCCGATCCTGCCGCCCGGGTTTACCGCAAGCTGGTGCTGCAGGATAACCGCCTGGTAGGCGGGCTGCTGATTAATAAAATCGACCGGGCCGGCATCTACCGCTATCTAATCGAGGAAGGCATCGAGGTAACGTCCTTTAAAGATCGACTGCTGCAGCCGGATTTCGGTTTATTGAGCCTCCCGGACACCATCTGGCAGCAGCAGCTGGCAAAGTGA
- the rbr gene encoding rubrerythrin, producing the protein MASLKGTRTEKNLLTSFAGESQARNRYTFYASQAKKEGYEQIAAIFLETADNEKEHAKRIFKFLEGGEVEIGAAFPAGTIATTPKNLGAAAAGENYEHTTMYPEFARVAAEEGFPEIAAVLRAIARAEKGHEDRFRALLANIENDRVFKREEKVTWRCRNCGYIHEGTTAPEVCPACAHPRSFFELQVQNY; encoded by the coding sequence ATGGCCAGCTTGAAGGGTACAAGGACAGAAAAGAATCTTCTGACATCCTTTGCCGGTGAATCCCAGGCGCGGAACCGTTATACATTTTATGCCAGCCAGGCGAAAAAAGAAGGTTATGAACAAATCGCTGCCATCTTCCTGGAAACAGCCGATAATGAAAAAGAGCACGCCAAGCGTATCTTTAAGTTTCTGGAAGGCGGCGAGGTGGAAATCGGCGCCGCTTTCCCTGCCGGCACTATTGCCACTACACCGAAGAACCTTGGCGCCGCAGCCGCCGGGGAGAATTATGAACATACAACCATGTATCCCGAGTTTGCCAGGGTAGCCGCGGAAGAAGGCTTTCCTGAGATTGCCGCCGTCCTGAGGGCCATTGCCCGGGCAGAGAAGGGGCACGAGGATCGCTTCCGGGCACTCCTGGCCAATATCGAAAATGACCGCGTTTTTAAGCGGGAAGAGAAAGTCACCTGGCGTTGCCGTAATTGCGGTTATATCCATGAAGGTACGACCGCCCCTGAGGTCTGCCCGGCCTGTGCCCATCCCCGGTCTTTCTTTGAATTGCAGGTGCAGAATTATTAA
- a CDS encoding PRK06851 family protein: protein MAQGKLRKVFPGGNTCEGFYSFYDYIIEPDATRIFIVKGGPGVGKSTFMRKIGEAMLARGYNVEYHCCSSDNDSLDAVVIPAIKVALIDGTAPHIVDPKNPGAVDEIIHLGDFWDEAQMRAHKDEILKANARVDRLYRIAYSALREAKVIRDEWESYVSECMHESQVNRAVAGLLQAIFGGVAPRYERPARMRHLFATAITPDGIITGHVESLLQDVQQIYTLAGEPGSGVPQVLGRIADLAHEKGLYAEVYHCPFNPRNIDLVILPEIKVAAMNIQPPHSYDPSSLPDLTAMKLNLSSFIDRDKLAVYSHELSSAAYRYQACLDRAVAYIRQAKLTHDYMEKFYVPAMNFEAINAKRQEILQRILNYAAEFPGVLEEAS, encoded by the coding sequence ATGGCTCAGGGGAAATTGAGGAAGGTCTTTCCAGGAGGTAATACCTGCGAAGGCTTTTATTCCTTCTATGATTACATCATTGAACCCGATGCCACCCGTATTTTTATCGTTAAAGGGGGCCCGGGGGTAGGAAAATCTACCTTTATGCGTAAAATCGGCGAAGCCATGCTCGCCAGGGGCTACAATGTCGAGTATCACTGTTGTTCCTCTGATAACGACTCCCTGGACGCGGTGGTTATCCCGGCCATCAAGGTGGCTCTGATTGACGGCACGGCCCCCCACATTGTCGACCCCAAAAACCCCGGCGCCGTCGACGAGATCATCCACCTGGGCGATTTCTGGGATGAAGCCCAGATGCGCGCCCATAAGGACGAGATCTTAAAGGCCAATGCCCGGGTAGACCGTCTCTATCGCATAGCCTACAGCGCTCTGCGAGAAGCCAAGGTCATCCGGGACGAGTGGGAGAGCTACGTCTCGGAGTGTATGCATGAAAGCCAGGTGAACAGGGCCGTGGCCGGTTTGCTCCAGGCCATCTTTGGCGGCGTGGCCCCTCGTTACGAACGGCCGGCCAGGATGCGCCACCTTTTTGCCACGGCTATTACTCCCGACGGCATCATTACCGGCCATGTGGAATCCCTGCTTCAGGATGTCCAGCAAATCTATACCTTGGCCGGCGAACCTGGAAGCGGTGTACCCCAGGTCCTGGGGAGGATAGCGGATCTAGCCCACGAAAAGGGACTGTATGCGGAGGTTTATCACTGTCCCTTTAATCCCAGAAATATCGACCTGGTTATCTTACCGGAGATCAAAGTGGCGGCCATGAATATCCAGCCGCCCCATAGCTATGACCCCTCTTCCCTGCCGGACCTCACGGCCATGAAGCTCAACCTGTCTTCCTTTATTGACCGGGATAAACTTGCCGTCTATTCCCATGAACTCAGCAGCGCCGCCTATCGTTACCAGGCCTGCCTGGACCGGGCCGTGGCTTATATACGCCAGGCCAAGCTAACCCATGATTATATGGAAAAATTCTATGTTCCGGCCATGAATTTTGAGGCCATAAATGCCAAACGCCAGGAAATCCTGCAGCGCATCTTGAACTACGCCGCCGAATTTCCTGGCGTGTTGGAGGAAGCCAGCTAA
- the hrb gene encoding high molecular weight rubredoxin Hrb, with protein sequence MDTKALHTLTYGLYIITAKKGDRFNGQVANTIFQITSDPPTIAVSINKQNLTHEFIQAGQGFVISVLAREVPLSLIGQFGFKSGREMDKFAGINYKLSEGGLPYLADHTLAYLEASLNQTVDAGTHSIFIGTVTDAAVLLQGEPMTYAYYHQVKRGTTPKTAPTFTVGREKDKTALASPKYQCTICNYVYDPVQGDPEHGIAPGTPFADLPEDWTCPICGAGKDAFEQI encoded by the coding sequence TTGGACACCAAAGCCCTGCACACCCTCACCTACGGCTTGTATATAATCACGGCTAAAAAAGGCGACCGTTTCAATGGCCAGGTGGCCAACACCATCTTCCAGATAACCTCGGACCCGCCGACAATTGCAGTAAGCATCAACAAGCAAAATTTGACCCACGAGTTTATCCAGGCAGGCCAGGGCTTTGTCATCTCCGTCCTGGCCCGGGAGGTTCCCCTCTCCCTCATCGGCCAGTTTGGCTTTAAATCCGGCCGCGAGATGGACAAGTTTGCCGGCATCAATTACAAATTAAGCGAGGGCGGTCTCCCCTACCTTGCCGACCATACCCTGGCTTACCTGGAAGCCAGCCTTAACCAAACTGTAGATGCCGGTACCCACAGCATCTTTATCGGCACCGTAACCGACGCTGCCGTCCTGCTTCAGGGCGAGCCCATGACCTACGCCTATTACCACCAGGTGAAACGCGGGACAACCCCCAAAACGGCGCCGACATTCACTGTCGGCCGGGAGAAGGACAAAACGGCCCTTGCCTCCCCAAAATACCAGTGCACCATCTGTAACTATGTCTATGACCCGGTACAGGGGGACCCCGAGCATGGTATTGCCCCGGGTACCCCCTTCGCCGACCTGCCGGAGGACTGGACCTGTCCCATCTGCGGCGCCGGTAAAGACGCCTTTGAGCAAATTTAA
- a CDS encoding 4Fe-4S dicluster domain-containing protein, whose amino-acid sequence MKKVYARPAYCMNCHLCEVNCIVAHSRSHDVFRAYMRENLRGTARVIVEEKLPLSVAVQCRHCADPACVAGCISGAMIKDPVTGIVYCQEDKCVGCWTCVASCPFGAIRPGEKNGRPVPLKCDLCREEGEPACVAGCPNRALVFEERRAGA is encoded by the coding sequence GTGAAAAAAGTATATGCCCGGCCGGCCTACTGTATGAACTGCCACCTGTGCGAAGTCAACTGTATCGTGGCCCACTCCCGGAGCCATGACGTCTTCCGAGCCTATATGCGTGAGAATTTAAGGGGTACGGCCCGGGTAATTGTGGAAGAAAAGTTGCCCTTGTCGGTAGCCGTCCAGTGCCGCCACTGCGCCGATCCCGCCTGTGTCGCCGGGTGCATCTCCGGGGCGATGATTAAAGACCCGGTAACAGGAATCGTCTACTGCCAAGAAGACAAATGCGTGGGTTGCTGGACCTGTGTGGCCAGCTGTCCCTTTGGGGCCATCCGGCCCGGGGAGAAAAACGGCCGCCCGGTACCTTTAAAGTGCGACCTCTGCCGGGAAGAAGGCGAACCGGCCTGCGTGGCCGGTTGCCCCAACCGGGCCCTGGTTTTTGAAGAGAGGAGGGCAGGGGCATGA